In a genomic window of Cataglyphis hispanica isolate Lineage 1 chromosome 18, ULB_Chis1_1.0, whole genome shotgun sequence:
- the LOC126856421 gene encoding nuclear anchorage protein 1-like codes for MEDRCAPSFCSCGCHLPRPLKLIEPPHELCCCEYNPFSDNSKESEIYDLPFALRKLTIMKCQMKKWRMERLQFESENRSLKQSLQSCAHRKRDSAPFKPHKRGLRIYFERSNNFHVGTKLDEILAPDPLLVHYREENERLQNANEELAEKVYNLEESLAERDCCDDPCKKVKYMKEKIAALRDRFTAEKKQMRDTISHFKMKLAEAEEDTSYATINRLKAKLRELMKDGQKADQQVSVVAERSMQMSDLSERPQAELMQIRSIKDVAVPILKDDVVPPSIDEEEIDTSILQSRLQNCKQLLAELKTHLEEKTAYAEALKSELEEQKVSAELALDMDQVTVRRIETVKDTQKELERMKDENNELRNEIDKLNVNLRLQEEKFQVAQEELKGARDNLHSLGTENEFLKKALENAQLKINELKEENVVLKNNLDNMIKELESAKNENNNIKTEVDQLLSDNKHLRNELEKRVVEMDRLKSERPALKDGFDKLLEEINRLKNDNDKLKDENVVIKAERDNLKSENILLKDNLSKTDSALNDAEKELEEFKMKNGVFTKELEEASVNNNKLFSDFNALQSEMAKLKLENKKLLQEVDDGKEELTKLLSKIENLRKELDNSGNELIRVNNEVEDLRKKTAGLSNELKEAKDINEQLRADVNRMTVDSKATKTESNNYKDENDKLKTKISEMKEQANLSTDEINKLRKQLEDAENRVKLLEPQIARLQTDKDRVQNEINVLQNEISKLKLDLGAETAAKRGIQQELTALKNEMKNLISRIDELKVQNHDLQEEKDALKKELLSMNEKLSNLKVTNAEMASEVNNLKTVISELHSQLSKLEEDADYWKIENCKIKIEVDKLSIANEKAKEDLNICKVERQSLEKEIIRLRIENEEKIKLEGEITELKNQLEKLNQTLLAEKFAKEKAVGELAKVSNEIIALKEELEALKDELTKLRTENDKMRDKEDNLSYQVSTLKIELENTKNEILALRADNDALKSKANALIIENNELRNESTKLISEIDDLKLKNINFAKEQQKFEEEYSKQKGEDDKQKAEIKSLTSNLIAEQKLSEQIRSELSISQSENDRLRADLEKLQKNLDAFKLTYDKLNDEVNNLREASIDADKTNKLQYHEDYALLEEKNALLSELDGLRKEVADARAQIDDLVKDLNAEKTGRNAALKELDALKDVLAHLRDDLNICREENERLTIKSTTLEDQMLALQTDLKKSEIENELDKVKDTFDERPSIKHDEVQQDLKKLTIEKEELQNDLIRVQSDILRKDIEKDDFTKHIDDIDDIDKLRDELKKLTIENNILKTKNADLKSELDRCQAEIKHLNEQLDNLQNENIRLLKSSISSVEEAGVIKPDECGDFVKANELLKKQIEKQYDAVQRMRDYIHYIDGKISTKPAMATTLDDDFDILHWRVPSIVELLKESQKLSENIYQAEIELQSIDKLLEVLSEWKKDNKNYISELDVEVTKVAGVDNGDELAAFDPESWLKSLTLTQLAELHDKICLLTSNMVQQDSGPDRSAINWDYSGDPLQADYDALNQRIAALQKQIAEKQIEAGWKLQELRQSLRFEQVNLIQISDRMNLERRRNLALHLMSD; via the exons ATGGAGGATCGATGTGCACCATCGTTTTGTTCATGTGGATGCCATTTACCACGGCCGCTGAAATTGATCGAACCGCCGCACGAACTGTGTTGCTGCGAATACAATCCTTTCAGCGACAATTCAAAAGAATCAGAGATCTACGATTTGCCGTTTGCCTTGCGAAAACTGACGATAATGAAGTGCCAGATGAAGAAATGGCGCATGGAACGATTGCAATTCGAGAGCGAAAATAGATCTCTGAAACAATCCCTACAATCATGCG CGCACCGCAAGAGAGACTCTGCTCCTTTTAAGCCTCATAAAAGAGGATTACGAATATATTTCGAGcggtcaaataattttcatgtagGTACGAAGCTCGACGAAATACTTGCTCCCGATCCCCTGCTCGTGCATTATCGCGAGGAAAACGAAAGGCTGCAGAATGCAAATGAGGAACTGGCAGAAAAAGTTTACAACCTCGAGGAGAGCCTCGCCGAACGAGATTGCTGCGACGATCCTTGCAAGAAAGTTAAATACATGAAGGAAAAAATAGCAGCACTGAGAGATCGTTTCACTGCCGAAAAGAAACA AATGCGAGATACGATATCACATTTTAAGATGAAACTGGCGGAAGCCGAGGAGGATACTTCCTACGCGACAATAAACCGTTTGAAGGCAAAGCTTCGCGAGTTAATGAAAGATGGTCAGAAAGCCGATCAACAGGTGTCCGTGGTTGCCGAGAGATCAATGCAGATGTCAGATCTCTCAGAGCGTCCGCAAGCCGAGTTAATGCAAATTCGTTCGATCAAGGATGTTGCTGTACCGATCTTAAAAGACGATGTCGTTCCTCCATCTATAGATGAGGAAGAGATAGATACGTCGATATTACAAAGCCGTCTTCAGAATTGCAAACAGCTTCTGGCTGAATTGAAAACGCATTTAGAAGAGAAAACGGCTTACGCGGAGGCTTTAAAGAGCGAACTTGAAGAGCAGAAAGTTTCCGCCGAATTGGCATTAGATATGGATCAGGTGACCGTCAGGCGTATAGAGACGGTCAAAGATACACAAAAAGAACTGGAGAGaatgaaagatgaaaataacgAATTGAGAAACGAGATCGATAAGTTGAATGTTAACCTGCGTCTCcaggaagaaaaatttcaagtgGCGCAAGAGGAGTTGAAGGGTGCGAGAGACAATTTGCATAGTCTTGGGACTGAGAATGAATTCTTGAAGAAGGCATTGGAAAATGctcaattgaaaattaatgaacttaaagaagaaaatgttgtcttaaaaaataatcttgataatatGATTAAGGAATTGGAATCTGcgaaaaacgaaaataataatattaaaacggaggttgatcaattattatctgataataagCATCTACGAAATGAATTAGAGAAGCGAGTGGTAGAGATGGATCGGTTAAAATCCGAAAGACCTGCATTAAAGGACGGTTTCGATAAATTACtggaagaaataaatagattgaAGAACGATAACGACAAACTAAAGGATGAAAATGTTGTTATTAAAGCCGAAAGAGACAATTTAAAATCTGAGAATATTCTTCTTAAAGACAATTTGTCTAAGACAGATTCAGCATTAAATGACGCAGAAAAAGAATTGGAAGAGTTCAAAATGAAGAATGGagtttttacaaaagaattgGAGGAGGCtagtgtaaataataataagttattcTCAGATTTTAATGCTCTGCAAAGCGAAATGGCAAAGTTAAAGttggagaataaaaaattactacaaGAGGTGGATGATGGGAAAGAAGAGTTAACGAAATTATTATCcaaaatagaaaatctgaGGAAGGAGTTAGATAATTCAGGTAACGAATTAATAAGAGTAAATAATGAAGTTGAAGATTTGCGTAAGAAAACAGCTGGATTAAGTAATGAACTAAAGGAGGcgaaagatataaatgaaCAACTAAGGGCAGACGTTAACCGAATGACAGTAGACAGCAAAGCTACTAAAACAgaatcgaataattataaagatgaaaatgatAAGCTAAAGACAAAGATAAGCGAAATGAAGGAACAAGCAAACTTATCGacagatgaaataaataaattaagaaaacaaCTTGAGGATGCCGAGAATCGGGTTAAGTTGCTCGAGCCTCAGATCGCTAGATTACAGACTGATAAGGACAGGGTACAAAATGAGATCAACGTTTTGCAAAATGAGATCAGCAAACTAAAACTAGATCTTGGTGCAGAAACTGCTGCTAAACGAGGCATTCAGCAAGAGTTAACAGCATTGAagaatgaaatgaaaaatttgatttcgaGGATCGATGAATTGAAAGTGCAAAATCATGACCTACAAGAAGAGAAAGATGCCCTcaagaaagaattattaagtATGAACGAGAAATTGTCGAATTTAAAAGTTACGAATGCTGAGATGGCGAGCGaggttaataatttaaaaacggtTATATCTGAACTTCACTCGCAGTTATCTAAATTGGAAGAAGATGCAGATTATTGGAAAATAGAGAATTGCAAAATCAAGATAGAGGTGGATAAGTTGTCCATTGCGAATGAAAAGGCAAAAGAAGATTTAAACATCTGTAAG GTTGAGCGACAATCATTAGAGAAGGAGATAATTAGACTTAGGATTGAGAATGAAGAAAAGATTAAGCTTGAAGGAGAAATTACAGAGCTTAAAAATCAACTGGAAAAATTAAACCAGACTTTATTAGCCGAAAAATTTGCTAAAGAAAAGGCTGTGGGAGAATTAGCGAAAGTCAGCAATGAGATCATTGCATTGAAAGAAGAACTTGAAGCATTGAAAGATGAATTGACTAAATTAAGGACGGAGAACGATAAGATGAGAGACAAAGAAGATAATCTGTCATATCAAGTATCAACGTTAAAAATAGAACttgaaaatacgaaaaatgaGATATTAGCTTTGAGAGCTGATAATGACGCATTAAAGTCAAAAGCAAATGCATTAATAATTGAGAACAATGAATTGAGAAATGAATCGACAAAACTAATATCCGAAAttgatgatttaaaattgaaaaacataaatttcgcAAAAGAGCAACAGAAATTTGAGGAGGAATATAGTAAGCAAAAAGGCGAAGATGATAAACAGAAAGctgaaattaaaagtttgacATCAAATCTGATAGCTGAACAGAAATTATCGGAACAAATTAGATCAGAATTATCTATTAGTCAATCAGAAAACGATAGATTGAGAGCGGATTTAGAAAAGCTGCAGAAAAATTTGGATGCATTTAAACTAACATATGATAAGCTGAACGatgaagtaaataatttaagggAAGCATCGATTGATGCGGACAAAACGAACAAGTTACAATATCACGAGGATTATGCATTactagaagagaaaaatgcgCTTTTGAGCGAGTTGGATGGTTTACGAAAGGAAGTGGCTGACGCACGAGCACAAATCGATGACTTAGTTAAGGATCTTAATGCAGAGAAAACAGGTAGGAACGCCGCCTTGAAGGAATTGGATGCCTTAAAAGATGTTTTGGCTCATTTGCgggatgatttaaatatatgccgAGAGGAGAACGAGCGGCTAACGATCAAGTCAACCACTTTGGAAGATCAAATGTTGGCGTTACAGacagatttgaaaaaatcCGAGATTGAAAACGAATTGGATAAAGTGAAAGATACCTTCGATGAGAGACCATCGATAAAACATGATGAAGTGCagcaagatttaaaaaaattaacgatagAAAAAGAGGAGTTGCAAAATGATCTGATTAGAGTGCAAAGcgatatattaagaaaagatattGAGAAAGACGattttacaaaacatataGACGATATAGACGACATCGATAAGCTAAGAGacgaattaaagaaattaacaattgaaaataatattttgaaaaccaAAAATGCAGACCTTAAATCCGAATTGGATCGTTGTCAAGCAGAGATTAAGCATTTGAACGAACAGCTTGACAATTTGCAGAATGAAAACATTCGATTACTAAAATCTTCTATTTCTTCTGTTGAAG AGGCTGGCGTGATTAAACCGGATGAATGCGGCGACTTCGTTAAGGCGAATGAATTACTAAAGAAGCAGATTGAAAAGCAATATGACG ctGTGCAACGTATGCGTGATTACATACACTATATAGACGGTAAAATTTCGACGAAACCCGCAATGGCGACGACTCTGGACGATGACTTCGACATCCTGCATTGGAGGGTGCCATCCATCGTAGAGTTATTAAAAGAATCTCAAAAACTGTCCGAGAACATTTATCAGGCGGAAATCGAATTGCAAagcattgataaattattggaAGTGCTTAGCGAatggaaaaaagataataagaattatatatcg GAGCTTGATGTAGAAGTTACCAAGGTTGCAGGTGTGGATAATGGCGATGAGCTTGCAGCTTTTGACCCTGAATCTTGGTTGAAG tCTTTAACGCTGACGCAATTGGCCGAGCTGCACGACAAGATTTGTTTATTGACTTCAAACATGGTGCAGCAAGACAGCGGTCCCGATCGATCGGCGATTAATTGGGACTACAGCGGCGATCCACTGCAAGCGGATTACGACGCTTTAAACCAGCGGATCGCCGCCTTGCAGAAGCAAATAGCCGAGAAGCAGATTGAAGCGGGGTGGAAGCTGCAGGAATTAAGACAATCTCTCCGTTTCGAGCAGGTTAACCTGATTCAAATCTCCGACCGGATGAATCTCGAAAGAAGACGCAATTTGGCTCTCCATCTCATGAGTGATTGA